One Chloroflexota bacterium DNA segment encodes these proteins:
- a CDS encoding complex I NDUFA9 subunit family protein — protein MILVTGGTGYVGSRLIEKLRQRPEPVRVLARTPEKAQKLVAGNVSIVKGDVTDPESLIAAMKGVSTVIHLVAIIRERSGGITFERMNYQATVNVVDAAKAAGVKRFLHMSALGVVNDPNLPYMDTKFRAQKYVEASGLDWTVFQPSVIFGEGDEFINTLADLVRRPLMIAPAPFVPVVGDGKTKFQPVWRDDVIDAFIKALDDHSTIGQIYQLGGPEALTYEQMLDLIMQKLGKKRSKIYVPVPLMKPAVFMMDKLLPKPPVTPAQLTMLSLDNSAPQSATEQLIGHRPLALGDGIDYIKKSNAARHG, from the coding sequence ATGATTTTAGTAACTGGTGGCACAGGCTATGTTGGTTCACGTTTGATTGAAAAATTACGCCAACGCCCTGAGCCAGTGCGAGTGTTGGCTCGCACCCCAGAAAAAGCTCAAAAGCTGGTTGCTGGCAATGTTTCAATTGTCAAAGGCGATGTGACCGATCCTGAGTCGTTAATCGCGGCGATGAAAGGGGTTAGCACGGTTATTCATTTGGTGGCGATTATTCGCGAACGTTCGGGCGGAATCACGTTCGAACGCATGAATTATCAAGCCACGGTTAATGTGGTCGATGCCGCCAAGGCTGCCGGAGTCAAGCGTTTTTTGCATATGAGTGCGCTTGGCGTGGTCAACGACCCCAATTTGCCCTATATGGATACGAAATTTCGGGCACAAAAATATGTTGAGGCTAGTGGCTTAGACTGGACGGTCTTTCAGCCGTCGGTGATTTTTGGCGAAGGCGATGAATTTATCAATACCTTGGCCGATTTGGTGCGCCGCCCGTTGATGATTGCCCCAGCGCCGTTTGTGCCCGTTGTTGGTGATGGCAAAACTAAATTTCAGCCTGTTTGGCGCGACGATGTGATCGATGCCTTTATCAAAGCCTTAGATGATCACAGCACGATTGGCCAAATCTATCAATTGGGCGGGCCAGAAGCGCTAACTTACGAGCAAATGCTTGATTTGATTATGCAAAAATTGGGCAAAAAACGTAGCAAAATCTATGTGCCAGTGCCATTGATGAAGCCAGCAGTCTTTATGATGGATAAATTATTGCCCAAACCACCAGTCACGCCCGCCCAACTGACCATGCTCAGCCTTGATAATAGTGCGCCGCAATCGGCCACCGAACAGCTGATTGGGCATAGGCCATTAGCTTTAGGCGATGGCATCGACTACATCAAAAAGTCTAACGCTGCTCGCCACGGCTAA
- a CDS encoding TerC family protein has protein sequence MEWLSDPQTWVSLLTLTMLEIVLGIDNIVFISILSGKLPQAQQAKARQTGLALALITRILLLLSLSWVMSLTKPLFTVIGQEISGRDLILLVGGLFLLGKATFEIHERLEGSEHHEQNVKAKSFNSVIAQILVLDIVFSLDSVITAVGMVDHIEIMIAAVVISVGVMLLSAGKISDFVNSHPTVKMLALSFLLLIGMSLVAEGFDQHIPKGYIYFAMGFSVLVEMLNLRVKKVSQKPVELRQPSYLQEAVEESTK, from the coding sequence ATGGAATGGTTATCTGATCCACAGACTTGGGTATCCCTATTAACCTTGACTATGCTCGAAATCGTCTTAGGGATCGATAATATTGTGTTTATTTCGATCTTATCAGGCAAACTACCCCAAGCCCAACAAGCCAAAGCACGCCAAACTGGTTTAGCCTTAGCCTTGATCACACGGATTTTGCTGCTGCTTTCGCTTTCGTGGGTTATGAGCTTAACCAAGCCACTCTTTACGGTTATTGGCCAAGAAATTTCAGGGCGCGACTTAATTTTGCTGGTTGGGGGCTTGTTCCTCTTGGGCAAGGCAACCTTTGAAATTCACGAACGTTTGGAAGGTTCTGAGCATCATGAGCAAAATGTCAAAGCCAAATCATTCAATTCAGTAATTGCCCAAATTTTAGTCTTAGATATTGTGTTCTCGCTCGACTCGGTGATTACAGCGGTGGGTATGGTTGATCATATTGAAATTATGATCGCAGCAGTGGTTATTTCGGTGGGCGTGATGTTGCTCTCAGCAGGCAAAATCAGCGATTTTGTCAACAGTCACCCAACGGTCAAAATGTTGGCCCTGAGCTTCTTGCTCTTGATTGGGATGTCGTTGGTGGCCGAAGGCTTCGATCAACACATTCCAAAAGGCTATATTTATTTTGCAATGGGCTTTTCGGTGTTGGTCGAAATGCTTAACTTACGGGTTAAGAAAGTTTCTCAAAAGCCTGTCGAATTGCGCCAACCTTCATATTTGCAAGAAGCAGTTGAAGAAAGCACCAAGTAA
- a CDS encoding helicase-associated domain-containing protein: MIRTHASIEWLASLPTSERHVLAHLWQVADAAQLGQPSAIQALVARLSTPERSALDRVIAVGGKLAAKSLEREFGKIRSHRDIVTPRAYLLALHGQASVLEHLYILGLLQPLKTLDGEYYVIFSDWLQALPAVSAPSLPTWQHHPSPNNWIEADLNQTETLLTTILALCYQQPLRLTRQLQLERDGLKAICQRIAVSTPASERQFPQLVWLRNLALEAGLLQVQNQQLQLAGNPINWLEATPKQRLERLFNGWLTCDFDEFSLTELQIQVRFTHQAARQALWQVLTTAPGDQWLAFDDLLAQIQALHPELLRSDFEQPSIHDQAGKPLIGWQHWAKVEGAWIKAACQGPLFWLGLIDVDQLNNPQALRLTQWASCLIDPVYEPSHFAGQLQLSSDGLIRVPPTVEPLPRFQIQRITEWQSTDTQGTMLVRLTAHSYSQALHRGIQASQMRTFLQRWCDRPVPNDLQSLFQQWQTDRQHLLARPALLLEADDPTLLNELAKLPNLPPYAELNPQLWELEIADSAALTNLLHAAGYAINQVSEPDQRINDHDLKQLITALLTVQRLAPNLVSQAVIERVVQALPNSERQQLTANVNQWLSIINRS, encoded by the coding sequence ATGATACGAACACATGCTTCAATCGAATGGCTGGCCAGTTTACCTACCAGCGAACGCCATGTGCTGGCACATTTATGGCAAGTTGCCGATGCTGCTCAGCTTGGGCAACCAAGCGCCATTCAAGCCCTGGTTGCGCGTTTATCCACGCCTGAACGCTCGGCGCTTGATCGGGTGATTGCGGTTGGTGGTAAGCTCGCGGCCAAATCGCTTGAACGTGAGTTTGGCAAAATTCGCTCACATCGGGATATTGTGACTCCTCGGGCCTATTTATTGGCGCTGCACGGCCAAGCTTCGGTGCTTGAACATCTCTATATTTTGGGCTTGCTTCAGCCACTCAAAACGCTGGACGGCGAGTATTACGTGATTTTTAGCGATTGGTTGCAGGCTTTGCCAGCAGTTTCGGCCCCCAGTTTGCCAACATGGCAGCACCATCCCAGCCCAAACAACTGGATCGAAGCGGATCTCAATCAAACCGAAACGCTGCTCACCACGATCTTGGCGCTGTGTTATCAGCAACCATTACGGCTGACCCGCCAACTCCAGCTTGAACGCGACGGCTTGAAAGCAATCTGTCAACGCATAGCAGTTTCTACGCCAGCAAGCGAACGCCAATTTCCGCAATTAGTGTGGCTACGAAATTTGGCGCTTGAGGCTGGCTTATTACAGGTTCAGAATCAGCAGCTTCAGCTCGCTGGCAACCCAATTAATTGGCTGGAAGCTACGCCCAAACAGCGGTTAGAGCGCTTGTTTAATGGATGGTTGACTTGTGATTTTGATGAGTTTAGCTTGACTGAGTTGCAAATTCAAGTTCGATTTACCCACCAAGCTGCTCGTCAAGCCTTATGGCAAGTATTAACAACCGCACCAGGCGATCAATGGTTGGCCTTCGACGATTTACTGGCACAAATCCAAGCCTTGCATCCCGAACTGTTGCGCAGCGATTTCGAGCAGCCTAGCATTCACGATCAAGCTGGCAAGCCATTGATTGGTTGGCAGCATTGGGCCAAGGTTGAGGGCGCATGGATCAAAGCCGCCTGCCAAGGGCCATTGTTCTGGCTCGGCTTGATTGATGTCGATCAACTTAACAATCCGCAGGCCTTGCGTTTAACCCAATGGGCAAGCTGCTTAATCGATCCAGTGTACGAGCCGAGTCACTTCGCAGGGCAACTACAACTAAGCAGCGATGGCCTGATTCGGGTTCCACCAACGGTTGAGCCGTTGCCGCGCTTTCAAATCCAACGCATCACGGAATGGCAATCAACCGATACGCAGGGCACAATGCTCGTGCGATTGACCGCCCATTCGTATAGCCAAGCCTTGCACCGTGGAATTCAAGCCAGCCAAATGCGCACATTTTTGCAACGTTGGTGTGACCGACCAGTGCCAAACGATTTGCAAAGCTTATTTCAGCAATGGCAAACCGATCGCCAGCACTTATTGGCTCGTCCGGCGTTATTGCTGGAAGCCGATGATCCTACGTTGCTCAACGAGCTGGCTAAGCTGCCCAACTTACCACCTTATGCTGAGCTTAATCCCCAACTTTGGGAATTAGAAATAGCTGATAGTGCCGCATTAACCAATCTGTTGCATGCAGCAGGCTATGCGATCAACCAAGTCAGCGAGCCAGATCAACGGATCAATGACCATGATCTTAAACAGTTGATTACTGCTTTATTGACAGTTCAGCGTTTAGCACCAAATTTGGTCAGCCAAGCAGTGATTGAGCGGGTGGTGCAGGCCTTGCCCAACAGCGAACGCCAACAACTCACCGCCAACGTCAACCAGTGGCTATCAATCATTAATCGAAGCTAG
- the recO gene encoding DNA repair protein RecO yields MRDRLYTTEALIIRRSDVGEADRILTIYTPHHGKLSVTARGVRKMTSKLAGHLELFIHTRLQLAKGRSFDVVTESRVVQPFRSLREDLSRISQGYYVAELLDQMTPDESDNPALFRLTCETLAALDVLDEVVRRDVILRYYELHTLILSGYRPHLFDCANCERELSPEADRYSPITGGVLCQQCSSSEPRTLPINLNTFKLLRYLARMPLETVVSLVPAPATVHEARAVLKASLSQILERELKSTQFLNLVRG; encoded by the coding sequence ATGCGCGACCGATTATATACCACTGAAGCCTTGATTATTCGGCGCTCCGATGTTGGCGAGGCTGATCGAATTCTGACGATCTATACGCCGCATCATGGCAAACTCAGCGTTACGGCGCGAGGTGTGCGCAAAATGACCAGCAAATTAGCTGGTCACTTAGAACTTTTTATCCATACCCGCTTACAACTTGCCAAAGGGCGCTCATTCGATGTGGTGACCGAAAGTCGCGTGGTTCAGCCATTTCGCAGCTTGCGTGAAGATCTCTCGCGGATCAGCCAAGGCTATTACGTTGCCGAATTGCTTGATCAAATGACTCCCGACGAGAGCGATAATCCGGCGCTTTTTCGCCTAACATGCGAAACCCTGGCAGCCTTGGATGTGCTTGATGAAGTTGTGCGGCGCGATGTAATTTTGCGGTATTATGAATTACACACGCTGATTCTTTCAGGCTATCGGCCACATCTGTTTGATTGTGCTAACTGCGAACGCGAGCTTAGCCCAGAAGCAGATCGGTATAGCCCAATCACTGGAGGTGTTTTATGTCAACAATGTTCAAGCAGCGAGCCACGAACATTGCCGATCAACCTCAATACCTTCAAATTGTTACGCTATCTGGCACGAATGCCGCTAGAGACGGTCGTCAGCCTTGTGCCAGCCCCAGCGACAGTTCATGAAGCTCGCGCTGTTTTGAAAGCCTCGTTAAGCCAAATTTTAGAGCGTGAGCTAAAATCAACCCAATTTCTCAATTTAGTGCGTGGTTGA
- a CDS encoding PH domain-containing protein gives MSYVEQLLAENEEIKYEAHQHPFVFLGRISFEVVVIAIMVAAIVFITNLPSQKWQEIQPYVQLILIAIILLILASAVVDFLRWRNEKFLLTDRRVIHLRGIVNKTSLDSSLDKINDVQMRQTFMGRMFNYGDLEVQTANENSDNFFAFIRAPLEFKRAMLNAKEEHDREPAMYMQSVNAYQNFVPPYQRPNDQDVEELLVRLNDLRQKNLITDADFEAKKREILSRI, from the coding sequence ATGAGCTATGTTGAGCAACTCTTGGCTGAAAACGAAGAGATTAAATATGAAGCCCATCAGCATCCGTTCGTTTTCTTGGGACGCATTAGCTTTGAAGTCGTTGTTATAGCAATTATGGTTGCGGCAATTGTGTTTATCACCAATTTGCCAAGCCAAAAATGGCAAGAAATCCAACCATATGTGCAATTAATTCTAATTGCAATAATTCTGTTGATTCTGGCGAGCGCTGTAGTGGACTTCTTGCGTTGGCGTAACGAAAAGTTTTTATTAACCGATCGTCGGGTCATTCATTTACGCGGCATTGTTAATAAAACGAGCCTCGATTCATCACTCGATAAAATTAACGATGTCCAAATGCGTCAAACATTTATGGGTCGTATGTTTAATTATGGTGATCTTGAGGTACAAACCGCCAACGAAAATAGTGATAACTTCTTTGCATTTATTCGTGCGCCACTTGAATTCAAACGGGCTATGCTCAATGCTAAAGAGGAACATGATCGCGAACCAGCGATGTATATGCAATCAGTTAATGCCTATCAGAACTTTGTACCGCCCTATCAACGCCCCAACGATCAGGATGTTGAAGAATTGTTGGTGCGCTTAAACGATCTACGTCAGAAAAATTTAATTACTGATGCTGATTTTGAAGCCAAAAAACGTGAAATTTTAAGTCGGATATAA
- a CDS encoding purine-nucleoside phosphorylase, producing the protein MTTNRTQAIAGAVATIRQYTERVPQVGIILGSGLSQLVDHIQDAVVVPYTAIPGFAPSAVPGHRGELVLGELGGVSVLAMRGRFHFYEGYAMDEVTLPVHVMRALGADILIVTNAAGGLNANWQVGDLMRISDHIFMPGMAGFHPLRGHNDDTLGPRFPAMLNAYDPELGAMAKAAAERAGATLREGVYAMLAGPSFETGAEMNYLRGVGVDAVGMSTAPETIVARYRGMRVLGISLITNIAHPDAPPANHEEVLEAGENAKPMFSALITDVLSQIAAYGK; encoded by the coding sequence ATGACCACCAATCGAACTCAAGCAATCGCTGGCGCAGTCGCCACCATTCGTCAATATACCGAGCGTGTACCCCAAGTTGGCATCATTCTTGGCTCTGGTTTGAGTCAACTCGTCGATCATATTCAGGATGCCGTAGTAGTTCCTTACACTGCGATTCCAGGCTTCGCACCTTCAGCGGTGCCAGGCCATCGCGGTGAACTTGTTTTAGGTGAACTCGGTGGGGTTTCAGTGCTGGCAATGCGTGGCCGCTTTCACTTTTACGAAGGCTATGCCATGGACGAAGTAACCTTGCCTGTGCATGTGATGCGAGCGCTGGGAGCCGATATATTAATTGTTACGAATGCTGCTGGTGGCTTAAATGCCAATTGGCAGGTTGGCGACTTGATGCGCATCAGCGACCATATTTTTATGCCAGGCATGGCGGGCTTTCACCCATTGCGCGGCCACAACGACGATACGCTTGGTCCACGCTTCCCAGCTATGCTCAACGCCTATGATCCTGAATTGGGTGCAATGGCCAAGGCCGCCGCTGAACGGGCTGGCGCAACGCTACGCGAAGGGGTTTATGCCATGCTGGCCGGGCCATCGTTTGAAACTGGCGCTGAGATGAACTATCTGCGCGGGGTTGGGGTTGACGCTGTAGGTATGTCTACCGCACCTGAAACGATTGTGGCTCGCTACCGTGGCATGCGCGTCTTGGGCATTTCGTTGATCACCAATATTGCCCACCCCGACGCACCACCAGCCAACCATGAAGAGGTGCTTGAGGCAGGCGAGAACGCTAAACCTATGTTCAGCGCGTTGATCACCGATGTGCTAAGCCAAATTGCTGCCTATGGCAAATAG
- a CDS encoding CAP domain-containing protein, with amino-acid sequence MANSLRGLGLLLVGIMIGMIIGVWWLAPRLNGTIIRFESATNPIASPSVLPTLPTITPNQAPTPSATSPASPSNSASPVPSATIQATASLTSSGDLKLDLLAAVNRERQQTNCEALVFDSRLQSIAQAHADDMAQHEKIDHVGSDGRSYSQRLEAVGYQFIRRGENISAWFATPVEVVAQWMDEPVDGPHRANITNCAYRHVGIGLAYVGDHPYWVLDMAEPKP; translated from the coding sequence ATGGCAAATAGTTTGCGTGGCTTAGGCTTATTGTTGGTAGGAATTATGATTGGCATGATCATTGGGGTGTGGTGGTTAGCGCCACGCCTCAATGGCACAATTATTCGCTTTGAGAGCGCTACCAATCCAATTGCTAGCCCTAGCGTATTGCCAACTCTACCGACGATCACGCCCAATCAAGCCCCAACGCCAAGCGCCACCAGCCCAGCCAGCCCAAGCAACTCAGCTAGTCCAGTTCCATCAGCAACCATCCAAGCAACTGCCAGTTTGACCAGTTCCGGTGACCTTAAACTTGATCTGTTAGCAGCGGTTAATCGCGAGCGCCAACAAACCAATTGTGAAGCCTTGGTTTTCGATTCGCGGCTACAAAGCATTGCCCAAGCCCATGCCGATGATATGGCTCAGCATGAAAAAATCGATCACGTTGGCAGCGATGGTCGGAGCTACAGTCAGCGACTTGAAGCGGTTGGCTATCAATTTATTCGGCGTGGCGAAAATATCTCAGCATGGTTTGCCACTCCGGTTGAGGTTGTAGCCCAATGGATGGACGAGCCAGTTGATGGGCCACATCGTGCCAACATCACTAATTGTGCTTATCGCCATGTGGGCATTGGCCTAGCCTACGTTGGCGACCACCCGTATTGGGTGCTTGACATGGCCGAACCAAAACCCTAA
- a CDS encoding mechanosensitive ion channel family protein, producing the protein MLSVIEHIIQPMLWAIGTYAVLRLLIRLGRRIGLISGLSILGQFLALSSAGLIGLWSDQQLEHWPLLTKMLQTTMTVSIIAVVLHIGDQLLVRRLAADGRPNAIPRLMRDIARGFVLLMTLLICIGHFFKVQIGTVLLSSTVFTAVVGLALQDLLKNVIAGIALQMERPFMPGDWIFIDVQTGYGRVLEMSWRAIRVKPRDGQVVVIPNTIIAQQQIINMSATGLPVAMRVAVTVDCVHPPMMVRELLKEAVLSSRGVVAQPEPFVFVRNYTAFSTTYEVKCWISNYDDFPQLQGDALSRIWYVFQRQGIHFASNEMVLTRPEQASRQRRLDYTPEQIFDRLRRIKLLDGLHEQELRFLSENVEIRLFERGEILAHQGRHEHILYAITRGKVRVEVAHDDQPAIVVSYLGAGDVFGERGMLMDEPRSASVIAEEDTRTIVIERHDLAPLYAKNPSLAERLGVMVAERQQATHNYLEQQRSVNQNPTPSPAARSITERIRDVLLDLSK; encoded by the coding sequence ATGTTAAGCGTCATTGAGCATATCATTCAGCCAATGCTATGGGCAATTGGCACCTATGCAGTGTTGCGCCTGTTAATCCGGCTTGGTCGGCGCATTGGGCTGATTAGCGGGTTAAGCATCCTTGGCCAATTTTTGGCGCTTAGCAGTGCTGGCTTAATTGGCCTATGGTCGGATCAACAGCTTGAGCATTGGCCGCTGCTCACCAAAATGCTACAAACTACCATGACTGTTTCGATTATTGCGGTGGTTTTGCATATTGGCGATCAACTATTGGTGCGGCGTTTGGCAGCCGATGGCCGCCCCAACGCAATCCCGCGCTTGATGCGTGATATTGCGCGAGGGTTTGTGCTGCTCATGACTTTGTTGATTTGTATTGGCCATTTTTTCAAAGTGCAAATTGGCACGGTACTGCTCAGCTCGACCGTTTTTACAGCCGTGGTTGGCCTTGCCTTACAAGATTTGCTCAAAAATGTGATTGCTGGGATTGCGCTGCAAATGGAGCGGCCTTTTATGCCTGGCGATTGGATTTTCATCGATGTGCAAACTGGCTATGGCCGCGTTTTGGAGATGAGCTGGCGGGCGATTCGGGTCAAGCCGCGTGATGGACAGGTCGTAGTCATTCCCAACACGATTATTGCCCAACAACAAATTATCAATATGAGTGCAACTGGGTTGCCTGTGGCCATGCGGGTTGCAGTAACTGTCGATTGTGTGCACCCGCCGATGATGGTGCGCGAATTGTTGAAAGAAGCAGTGCTTTCCAGTCGTGGGGTCGTCGCCCAGCCTGAACCATTTGTGTTTGTGCGCAACTACACTGCGTTTTCGACGACCTACGAAGTTAAATGTTGGATCAGCAACTACGATGATTTTCCCCAGTTGCAAGGCGATGCACTCAGCCGAATTTGGTATGTGTTCCAGCGTCAAGGCATTCACTTTGCCTCAAACGAAATGGTGCTGACCCGTCCTGAACAAGCGAGTCGGCAACGTCGCCTCGATTACACCCCTGAGCAAATTTTCGACCGTTTGCGGCGAATCAAGCTGCTCGATGGCTTGCACGAGCAAGAATTGCGCTTTTTATCAGAGAATGTCGAAATTCGCTTATTTGAACGCGGCGAAATTCTGGCCCATCAAGGCCGCCATGAACATATTTTGTATGCAATCACGCGCGGCAAAGTACGGGTTGAAGTTGCGCATGACGATCAGCCGGCAATTGTCGTCTCGTACTTAGGCGCTGGCGATGTGTTTGGCGAGCGCGGCATGTTAATGGATGAGCCACGTTCGGCCAGCGTGATTGCCGAGGAAGATACCCGCACAATTGTGATCGAACGCCACGATTTAGCTCCGTTGTATGCCAAAAATCCCTCATTGGCTGAACGTTTGGGGGTGATGGTAGCCGAGCGCCAACAAGCCACCCACAATTATCTAGAGCAGCAACGCTCGGTCAACCAAAACCCCACGCCCTCGCCTGCCGCCCGCTCAATCACCGAGCGCATCCGCGATGTGCTGCTCGATTTAAGCAAATAA
- a CDS encoding HIT domain-containing protein yields MEIKWTPWRGQFVKGETPKDSRCVLCVKHEESNDAENHVLYRGQYSYVLMNLYPYNPGHLMIVPYAHTNDFANLPAETAAEIMHLTQRSATILSTVMNPHGYNLGMNLGRPAGAGIDEHLHMHIVPRWNGDTNFMPLIGGVKLIPEAMDDTYAALVGHFQAL; encoded by the coding sequence ATGGAGATTAAATGGACACCATGGCGCGGACAGTTTGTCAAAGGTGAAACGCCCAAAGATTCGCGCTGTGTGCTGTGCGTCAAACATGAAGAATCAAACGATGCTGAAAATCATGTGCTTTATCGCGGGCAATATAGCTATGTGCTAATGAATTTGTACCCCTATAATCCAGGTCATTTGATGATTGTGCCCTATGCCCATACTAATGATTTTGCCAATTTGCCTGCTGAAACTGCTGCCGAAATTATGCATTTGACCCAACGTTCAGCCACAATTTTGAGTACTGTGATGAACCCGCATGGCTACAATTTGGGTATGAATTTGGGGCGGCCAGCTGGCGCGGGCATCGATGAGCACTTGCATATGCATATTGTGCCACGCTGGAATGGCGATACCAATTTTATGCCATTAATCGGCGGGGTCAAGCTCATTCCCGAAGCCATGGATGATACTTACGCAGCTTTAGTTGGTCATTTTCAAGCGTTGTAG
- a CDS encoding ABC transporter ATP-binding protein has protein sequence MNRTDAALQLSWHELAKTYSTRPVYDQLAGELHSGEVLAVRGPNGAGKSTFLRLLCGLERPSAGTIRYQWQGQTYSPNTMRPWIGFVGPDVALYRELSAIEHLQFLAKARGLAADQVYWHELLAQVGLAGREAERVAHFSSGMALRLKYAIALLAKPPVLLLDEPTAMFDEHGRQFVAQLVEQQRQHGLTILATNDQRDAAWADLVLTVGVAARG, from the coding sequence ATGAATCGAACAGATGCGGCGCTACAACTGAGCTGGCACGAGCTTGCCAAAACCTACAGCACCCGCCCGGTCTACGACCAGTTGGCGGGCGAATTGCATAGTGGCGAAGTTTTGGCAGTGCGCGGCCCAAATGGCGCTGGCAAATCGACCTTTTTGCGCTTGCTCTGCGGCCTCGAACGGCCAAGCGCTGGTACAATTCGCTATCAGTGGCAAGGCCAAACCTACAGCCCAAACACCATGCGCCCATGGATCGGCTTTGTTGGGCCGGATGTCGCTTTGTATCGTGAATTAAGTGCGATTGAACATTTGCAATTTTTGGCCAAAGCCCGTGGTTTAGCCGCCGATCAAGTTTATTGGCACGAATTGTTGGCCCAAGTTGGCTTGGCTGGGCGCGAGGCTGAACGGGTCGCCCATTTTTCATCGGGCATGGCCTTGCGTTTGAAATATGCAATCGCGCTTTTAGCCAAGCCACCAGTGCTGCTGCTCGATGAGCCAACCGCCATGTTCGATGAGCATGGTCGCCAATTTGTGGCTCAGCTGGTTGAACAACAACGCCAGCATGGCCTAACCATTTTGGCCACCAACGATCAGCGCGATGCTGCTTGGGCAGATCTGGTTTTGACGGTAGGAGTGGCGGCGCGTGGCTAA
- a CDS encoding heme exporter protein CcmB, whose amino-acid sequence MAKPTLWQAAWAVAYKDLQIELRTRYALNAMALFAVTTAVMVSFRLGPLGLSRDPRSAATLAVLLWIAIFFAAMNGLARSFVREEEAHTATLLRLNVPALAVYLGKLLVNLLILALLETLVTLLFIGLLNVTIAKVGLFLATLSLGGVALAGATTILATLVAKADGKGSLFTILAFPLVLPLLIIAVETTELALSGGTWGSAGSGLQLLAAYTIAEHVAALWLFERVWEA is encoded by the coding sequence GTGGCTAAACCAACATTATGGCAAGCTGCTTGGGCAGTCGCCTACAAAGATTTACAAATCGAGCTGCGCACCCGCTATGCCTTGAATGCCATGGCCTTGTTTGCAGTCACGACCGCGGTGATGGTCAGCTTTCGTTTGGGACCATTGGGCCTGAGCCGTGATCCGCGCTCGGCAGCAACCTTGGCCGTGCTCTTGTGGATTGCGATCTTTTTTGCGGCAATGAATGGCTTGGCTCGCTCGTTTGTGCGCGAGGAAGAAGCGCATACTGCAACCTTATTACGCTTAAATGTGCCAGCGTTGGCAGTCTATTTGGGCAAACTCTTGGTCAACTTGTTGATTTTGGCCTTGCTCGAAACGCTGGTTACCCTGCTATTTATTGGTTTGTTGAATGTCACAATTGCCAAAGTTGGCTTGTTTCTGGCGACGCTCAGTTTAGGCGGAGTTGCCTTGGCTGGAGCAACCACTATTTTAGCAACTTTAGTCGCCAAGGCCGATGGCAAAGGCTCGTTATTTACAATTTTGGCCTTTCCCTTGGTGCTGCCATTATTGATTATCGCGGTTGAAACAACCGAATTAGCGCTAAGCGGCGGGACATGGGGTTCAGCTGGCAGCGGTTTGCAACTGCTGGCGGCCTATACCATCGCTGAACATGTGGCCGCGCTCTGGCTGTTTGAACGAGTTTGGGAAGCCTAA